The Collimonas sp. PA-H2 genome contains a region encoding:
- the hppD gene encoding 4-hydroxyphenylpyruvate dioxygenase — translation MTDLFDNPMGLCGFEFVEYASPIPNVIEPAFEAMGFVKVARHRSKNVSLYRQGDINFIINHEPKSPAHYFAAEHGPSACGMAFRVKDAHKAYQRALELGAEPMDMATGVMELRLPAIKGIGGAPLYLIDRFTPGKSIYDIDFEFIEGVERNPVGAGLKIIDHLTHNVYRGRMAHWAAFYERLFNFREIRYFDIKGEYTGLTSKAMSAPDGMIRIPLNEESSKGSGQIEEFLMQFSGEGIQHIALATDNLVQTWDALKKMGTKFMVAPPATYYEMLEGRLPGHGEPTDQLQMRGILLDGVSSDQGQRLLLQIFSANTLGPVFFEFIQRKGDEGFGEGNFKALFESIERDQIRRGVLKAE, via the coding sequence ATGACTGATTTGTTTGATAACCCTATGGGCCTGTGCGGCTTTGAATTTGTCGAGTACGCATCGCCAATTCCCAACGTGATCGAGCCGGCCTTCGAGGCCATGGGTTTCGTCAAGGTTGCCCGCCACCGCTCCAAGAACGTGTCGCTGTATCGCCAGGGCGATATCAATTTCATCATCAACCATGAGCCGAAAAGCCCGGCGCATTACTTTGCCGCCGAACACGGACCGTCTGCCTGCGGCATGGCGTTCCGCGTCAAGGATGCGCACAAGGCTTACCAGCGTGCGCTGGAACTGGGCGCCGAGCCGATGGACATGGCGACCGGCGTGATGGAGCTGCGGCTGCCGGCGATCAAGGGCATCGGCGGCGCGCCGCTGTATCTGATCGATCGTTTCACACCGGGCAAGTCGATCTATGACATCGATTTCGAATTCATCGAAGGCGTGGAGCGCAACCCGGTCGGCGCCGGCCTCAAGATCATCGACCATCTGACCCACAACGTCTACCGTGGCCGCATGGCGCACTGGGCGGCGTTCTACGAGCGACTGTTCAATTTCCGCGAAATCCGCTATTTCGACATCAAGGGCGAATACACCGGCCTGACGTCGAAGGCGATGAGCGCGCCGGACGGCATGATCCGCATTCCCTTGAATGAAGAATCGTCCAAGGGCTCGGGCCAGATCGAGGAATTCCTGATGCAGTTCAGCGGTGAAGGTATCCAGCATATCGCGCTGGCGACCGACAACCTGGTGCAAACCTGGGATGCGCTGAAGAAAATGGGCACCAAATTCATGGTGGCGCCGCCGGCGACTTACTACGAAATGCTGGAAGGGCGTCTGCCAGGCCATGGCGAACCGACCGACCAGCTGCAGATGCGTGGCATCCTGCTGGACGGCGTTTCCAGCGACCAGGGCCAGCGCCTGCTGCTGCAGATCTTTTCGGCCAACACGCTAGGCCCGGTATTTTTCGAATTCATCCAGCGCAAGGGCGACGAAGGCTTTGGCGAAGGCAATTTCAAGGCCCTGTTCGAATCGATCGAACGCGACCAGATACGCCGCGGTGTATTGAAGGCGGAATAA